In one Ralstonia pickettii genomic region, the following are encoded:
- a CDS encoding FdhF/YdeP family oxidoreductase codes for MKHQKIEFYRHPAGGWGALKSVAHQLLSQGIAAKGAKTMLSANQPDGFDCPGCAWPDRDHASTFEFCENGVKAVAAEATSRRTTPEFFAQHTVRELAEWSDYALEDQGRLTHPMVYDAGSDKYVPIDWDAAFALIAQHLRALPDPNQAIFYTSGRTSNEAAFLYQLFVRAYGTNNFPDCSNMCHEPSGTGMRASIGVGKGTVTLDDFTKTDAIFIFGQNPGTNHPRMLGELREASKRGASIVSFNPLRERGLERFADPQSKIEMLTLGSTRISTEYHQVRIGGDLATVKGIIKHVIERDDAARSRGEPAIIDHAFIAQHTGGYDAFAADVRAESWATIEAESGLPEHEIRQAGDTYIKAGSVIACWGMGITQHKHSVATIQMIVNLLLLRGNIGRPGAGACPVRGHSNVQGDRTMGIYEKPAPAFLDRLEKVFSIQVPREHGYDTVGAIEAMQQGAARVFFAMGGNFAAATPDTAATWAGLRQCDLTVHVTTKLNRSHIVHGKAALILPCLGRTEVDQQAGGAQGVTVEDSMSMVHMSAGINPPASPHLLSEPAIVARLAEATLPESTIPWRWLVEDYDRIRERIEAVFDDFAGFNEKIRVPGGFRLRNTASERVWNTPSGKAEFHAHAVPTDTPVHRARERHADATVFTLATVRSHDQYNTTIYGMDDRYRGVFGQRRVVFINKEDLHTVRMKDGEWVDMVTLSEDGTTRRADGFRLVAYDIPRGCLAAYYPETNPLVPLSSVADQARTPTSKSIPVMLVPSQVARTADTQAATTAEA; via the coding sequence ATGAAGCATCAGAAGATCGAGTTCTACCGTCACCCGGCCGGTGGCTGGGGTGCGCTCAAAAGTGTTGCGCATCAATTGCTGTCGCAGGGCATCGCGGCCAAGGGCGCCAAGACCATGCTGTCGGCCAACCAGCCCGATGGCTTCGATTGCCCCGGCTGCGCCTGGCCTGATCGCGACCACGCCTCCACCTTTGAGTTCTGCGAAAACGGCGTCAAAGCCGTGGCTGCCGAAGCGACGTCGCGCCGCACCACGCCGGAGTTCTTCGCGCAGCACACCGTGCGCGAACTGGCCGAGTGGTCGGACTACGCGCTGGAAGATCAAGGCCGCCTGACGCACCCGATGGTCTACGACGCAGGCAGCGACAAATACGTCCCGATCGACTGGGACGCCGCCTTCGCGCTGATCGCGCAGCACCTGCGTGCGCTGCCCGATCCGAACCAGGCGATCTTCTACACCTCGGGCCGCACCAGCAATGAGGCGGCCTTCCTCTACCAGTTGTTCGTGCGCGCCTATGGCACGAACAATTTCCCCGACTGCTCCAACATGTGCCACGAGCCTTCCGGCACGGGCATGCGGGCCAGCATCGGCGTCGGCAAAGGCACCGTCACGCTCGACGATTTCACCAAGACCGACGCCATCTTCATCTTCGGGCAAAACCCGGGGACGAACCACCCGCGCATGCTCGGCGAGTTGCGCGAGGCATCGAAGCGCGGCGCAAGCATCGTGTCGTTTAACCCGCTGCGTGAGCGCGGGCTGGAGCGCTTTGCTGATCCGCAGAGCAAGATCGAAATGCTGACGCTGGGCTCTACGCGCATTAGCACCGAATACCACCAGGTGCGCATCGGCGGCGACCTGGCGACGGTCAAGGGCATCATCAAACACGTGATCGAGCGTGACGACGCGGCACGCAGCCGCGGCGAGCCCGCCATCATCGACCACGCCTTCATCGCCCAGCACACTGGCGGCTACGACGCCTTCGCCGCTGACGTGCGCGCGGAGTCGTGGGCGACCATCGAGGCCGAATCGGGCCTGCCAGAGCACGAAATCCGCCAGGCGGGCGACACGTACATCAAAGCCGGCAGCGTCATCGCGTGCTGGGGCATGGGAATCACGCAGCACAAGCATTCAGTCGCGACGATCCAGATGATCGTCAACCTGCTGCTCCTGCGCGGCAACATCGGGCGCCCGGGTGCCGGTGCGTGCCCCGTGCGCGGCCACAGCAATGTGCAGGGCGATCGCACGATGGGCATTTATGAGAAGCCCGCGCCGGCATTCCTGGATCGGCTGGAAAAGGTGTTCAGCATTCAAGTGCCGCGCGAACATGGCTACGACACCGTCGGCGCCATCGAAGCGATGCAGCAAGGCGCCGCGCGCGTGTTCTTTGCCATGGGCGGCAACTTCGCGGCAGCCACGCCCGACACCGCCGCCACATGGGCGGGCCTGCGCCAGTGCGACCTGACCGTGCACGTGACCACCAAGCTCAACCGCAGCCACATCGTGCACGGCAAGGCTGCGCTGATCCTGCCGTGCCTTGGCCGCACCGAGGTCGACCAACAGGCCGGCGGCGCGCAAGGGGTGACGGTGGAAGACTCGATGAGCATGGTGCACATGTCGGCAGGCATCAATCCGCCGGCCTCTCCGCATCTGCTCTCGGAGCCGGCCATCGTGGCACGCCTGGCCGAGGCGACGCTGCCCGAGAGCACCATCCCGTGGCGCTGGCTGGTCGAAGATTACGACCGCATCCGCGAACGCATCGAAGCTGTGTTCGACGACTTTGCCGGCTTCAACGAGAAGATTCGCGTACCGGGCGGCTTTCGCCTGCGCAACACCGCGTCGGAACGTGTCTGGAACACGCCGTCGGGCAAGGCGGAGTTCCACGCGCATGCCGTGCCGACTGACACGCCGGTCCACCGCGCTCGCGAGCGCCATGCCGACGCCACCGTCTTTACGCTCGCCACGGTGCGTTCGCACGATCAGTACAACACCACGATCTACGGCATGGACGACCGCTACCGCGGTGTGTTCGGCCAGCGCCGCGTGGTCTTCATCAACAAGGAAGACCTGCACACGGTCCGCATGAAAGACGGCGAGTGGGTCGACATGGTGACGCTTTCCGAAGACGGCACCACGCGCCGCGCCGATGGCTTCCGTCTGGTGGCGTATGACATTCCGCGCGGGTGCCTGGCGGCGTATTACCCCGAGACCAACCCGCTGGTGCCGCTGTCTTCCGTGGCTGACCAGGCACGCACGCCGACATCCAAGTCGATTCCGGTGATGCTGGTGCCGAGCCAGGTCGCGCGCACCGCTGACACCCAAGCGGCCACCACGGCCGAAGCCTGA
- a CDS encoding OFA family MFS transporter, translating to MSEAVLHPFFSRERTVAAVGFNRWLVPPAALAIHLCIGMAYGFSVFWLPLGRALGITKPLTCGADVSLVAELFTTTCDWRVSSLGWMFTLFFVFLGASAAMWGGWLERVGPRKAGVVSAVCWCGGLLISALGIQIHQLWLLWVGSGVIGGVGLGLGYISPVSTLIKWFPDKRGMATGMAIMGFGGGAMIGAPLADRLMKLFATPESVGVSQTFIVLAGIYFVFMMAGALGYRVPPTGWKPAGWTPSPAKAKDAMVTQRHVHANEALKTPQFWLIWGVLCLNVSAGIGVLGMASPLLQEVFGGKLLGVTTSFMDLTAAQKGQIAAIAAGFTGLLSLFNIGGRFFWASLSDRLGRKMTYAVFFVLGFVLYASIPWTSHTGNIALFALAFCVILSMYGGGFATVPAYLADMFGTQMVGAIHGRLLTAWSTAGILGPVLVNYLREYQIAHGVERAAVYDITMMILAGLLILGFICNLLVRPVNAKHFMTEAQLDEQRHAAATKSPTPSVAAPETSLEWQAHPGSAVAVVLAWAAVGLPLGWGIWITLQKAAVLFS from the coding sequence ATGTCCGAAGCAGTCCTGCATCCATTTTTTTCGCGCGAGCGCACCGTCGCCGCGGTTGGCTTCAACCGCTGGCTGGTTCCTCCTGCCGCACTGGCCATCCATCTGTGCATTGGCATGGCCTACGGTTTTTCCGTCTTCTGGCTGCCGCTCGGCCGCGCGCTGGGCATCACCAAGCCGCTCACATGCGGCGCCGATGTCTCGCTGGTCGCCGAGCTGTTCACCACCACCTGCGACTGGCGCGTCTCCAGCCTGGGCTGGATGTTCACGCTGTTCTTCGTGTTCCTGGGCGCATCCGCTGCCATGTGGGGCGGTTGGCTCGAACGCGTTGGCCCGCGCAAGGCTGGCGTCGTGTCGGCTGTGTGCTGGTGCGGCGGGCTCCTGATTTCCGCACTGGGCATCCAGATACACCAACTGTGGCTGCTGTGGGTGGGCTCGGGCGTGATCGGCGGCGTCGGCCTGGGGCTGGGCTACATATCGCCCGTGTCGACGCTCATCAAGTGGTTTCCGGACAAGCGTGGCATGGCCACGGGCATGGCCATCATGGGTTTTGGCGGCGGCGCGATGATCGGCGCCCCGTTGGCTGACCGCCTGATGAAGCTGTTTGCGACGCCCGAATCTGTGGGCGTGTCGCAAACCTTCATTGTGCTGGCCGGCATCTACTTCGTGTTCATGATGGCAGGTGCGCTGGGTTACCGCGTGCCGCCCACGGGCTGGAAACCGGCAGGCTGGACACCCTCCCCGGCCAAGGCGAAGGACGCGATGGTCACGCAACGCCATGTCCACGCAAACGAAGCGCTGAAGACGCCGCAGTTCTGGCTGATCTGGGGCGTGCTGTGCCTGAACGTATCAGCCGGCATTGGCGTGCTGGGCATGGCCTCGCCACTGCTGCAGGAAGTGTTTGGCGGCAAGCTGCTGGGCGTGACGACGTCGTTCATGGACCTGACCGCCGCGCAAAAGGGCCAGATCGCAGCCATCGCTGCGGGCTTCACGGGTCTGCTGAGCCTGTTCAACATCGGCGGCCGTTTCTTCTGGGCGTCGCTCTCGGATCGCCTGGGCCGCAAGATGACCTACGCGGTCTTCTTCGTGCTCGGCTTCGTGCTGTATGCGTCGATTCCGTGGACGTCGCACACGGGCAATATCGCGCTGTTCGCACTGGCCTTCTGCGTGATCCTGTCGATGTACGGCGGCGGTTTTGCGACCGTGCCGGCGTATCTGGCTGACATGTTCGGCACGCAAATGGTGGGCGCCATCCACGGCCGGCTGCTCACGGCGTGGTCGACGGCCGGCATCCTGGGCCCCGTGCTGGTGAACTACCTGCGCGAATACCAGATCGCCCATGGCGTGGAACGCGCAGCCGTGTACGACATCACGATGATGATCCTGGCCGGCCTGCTGATCCTCGGCTTCATCTGCAACCTGCTGGTGCGCCCTGTCAACGCGAAGCACTTCATGACCGAAGCGCAGCTCGACGAGCAACGACATGCTGCGGCAACCAAGAGCCCAACGCCGTCGGTTGCTGCGCCGGAAACATCGCTGGAATGGCAGGCGCATCCGGGTTCGGCTGTAGCTGTGGTGCTGGCCTGGGCCGCCGTGGGCCTGCCGTTGGGCTGGGGGATTTGGATTACACTCCAAAAAGCTGCCGTTCTCTTCTCCTGA
- a CDS encoding Hpt domain-containing protein: MATRGRGEQSASLIPTARTATMHLTSNVSASVVAQFPPQVITTLTELFGTDLQQWRFIVDLFCETVEQDLANLANAIRGGEDTQIVEAAHRIVGSARMLGHQAIGDAARRIERAAQSIGPYQQRVEDMQSALTCLRALASEFRQQASGCPWSDAAVAS, encoded by the coding sequence ATGGCGACGCGTGGACGAGGCGAGCAGAGTGCATCTCTGATTCCCACCGCACGCACCGCCACCATGCACCTCACGTCCAACGTCTCCGCCAGCGTCGTCGCACAATTCCCGCCACAGGTCATCACTACGCTCACCGAGCTGTTTGGTACCGATCTGCAGCAATGGCGTTTTATCGTCGATCTATTTTGTGAGACGGTGGAACAGGATCTCGCCAACCTGGCGAACGCCATCCGCGGCGGCGAAGACACACAGATCGTTGAAGCGGCGCACCGCATCGTCGGTTCTGCTCGCATGCTTGGGCATCAGGCGATTGGCGATGCCGCCCGCCGCATCGAGCGCGCAGCGCAGAGCATCGGACCGTATCAGCAGCGTGTGGAAGACATGCAATCCGCCCTCACCTGCCTGCGCGCGCTGGCGAGTGAATTCCGCCAGCAGGCAAGCGGCTGCCCGTGGTCAGACGCTGCGGTTGCGAGCTGA
- a CDS encoding efflux RND transporter permease subunit: MQFNPIAGILKRRLLIVFLAIALLVVGVLSFKELPLQAYPGVAPLSVQAITQWPGRSTTEVEQQITIPIENALAGVPDVQSFRSVSLFGLSVVTLKFKEGTDSFKARQNFSQYLASANLPTGVQSSLSPDSDATGEIMRFRLEGDGVDLTTLKSYQDYDISKGLKHVQGVADVSSFGGKVKEYHIVPSPAKLLSYGITLSQLITAIGNANNNTGGNLLRDGEQQFVVRGVGLLQTVDDIRNVVVTANNGVPVRVRDIAEVEVGNVQRLGQVQYNDQPDVVEGIVLLKRDANATEVLAKVREKVAELNNGILPKSVQIKPFYDRQVLLDITMGTVEHTLVVGIALVLAVLFVFLGNFRAAAVVAAVIPLALCVSFISMEHFHVPANLISLGAIDFGVIVDAAVIVMENIMRHLEEGAEKLEDAIVKATNEVQRAMIFSTGIIIVAYSPLFFIGGVEGIIFKPMAFTMGFALMASIVLSLTFVPAATSFVFGKTLHPHSPAFIAAILRWYKPLLRKLIARPMTVFATAITALLLTLYSATFLGTEFLPTLEENNLWLRITLPNTVDLEYSASVANDLRTYFTKQPEIQKVSVQIGRPDDGTDSTGVFNQEYGLYFAPPDQWAKGMTKGQLVERLSKHLEKIPGIEYNFSQYIQDNVDEALSGVKGENSVKLFGNDLNVLEAKANEIQAQLKKVQGLVDVGIFRELGQPTLNVSIDRQAAARFNINVSDVQNLVQYAIGGAPVTQILEGEKSFGLAVRLNQQARASYDAIRELLIDTPDGQHIPLSMIAKVEMTDGPFFIYREEGKRYIAIKFGVRGRDLGGAVDEAQRVVGNSVKLPEGYTVKWDGQFNEMKVAQGKLMVIVPLTILVIFLLLYSTFGNFKDALMVVLNVPFAAIGGLLALHIANETLSISAGIGFLSLFGIAIQDGVILISYVNRLSQSENVREATVDGAALRLRPVIMTAMLAGLGLLPAALSHSIGSEAQRPLALVIVGGMVTTTILTLLVLPVVFTWAHRHRRPPPRDSDVNPTAAMLP; this comes from the coding sequence ATGCAGTTCAACCCGATCGCGGGCATTCTCAAGCGCCGGCTGCTGATCGTCTTTCTGGCGATCGCTCTGCTGGTGGTCGGCGTGCTCTCATTCAAAGAGTTGCCGTTGCAGGCGTATCCGGGCGTGGCGCCGCTCTCGGTGCAGGCCATCACGCAATGGCCGGGCCGCAGCACGACCGAGGTCGAACAGCAGATCACCATCCCCATCGAAAACGCGCTGGCTGGTGTGCCGGATGTGCAGTCGTTCCGCTCGGTATCGCTGTTCGGGCTGTCGGTGGTGACGCTCAAGTTCAAGGAAGGCACGGATAGCTTCAAGGCGCGTCAGAATTTTTCGCAGTACTTGGCGAGCGCCAACCTGCCGACGGGCGTGCAGTCGTCTCTGAGCCCGGACTCGGATGCGACGGGCGAAATCATGCGTTTTCGCCTTGAGGGCGACGGCGTCGATCTCACCACGCTCAAGAGCTACCAGGACTACGACATCTCCAAGGGGCTCAAGCACGTGCAGGGGGTAGCCGATGTCAGCTCCTTCGGCGGCAAGGTGAAGGAGTACCACATCGTTCCCTCGCCCGCGAAGCTGCTGTCATACGGGATCACGCTGTCACAGCTCATCACGGCCATCGGCAACGCCAACAACAACACGGGCGGCAATCTGCTGCGCGACGGCGAGCAGCAGTTCGTCGTGCGCGGCGTCGGCCTGCTGCAAACGGTCGACGACATCCGCAACGTGGTGGTGACCGCCAACAATGGCGTGCCTGTCCGCGTGCGCGATATAGCCGAAGTGGAAGTCGGGAATGTGCAGCGTCTGGGCCAGGTGCAATACAACGACCAGCCCGACGTGGTGGAAGGCATCGTGCTACTCAAGCGCGACGCCAACGCCACCGAAGTGCTGGCCAAGGTGCGCGAAAAAGTGGCGGAGCTGAACAACGGCATCCTGCCCAAGAGCGTCCAGATCAAGCCGTTCTACGATCGCCAGGTGCTGCTCGACATCACGATGGGCACGGTCGAACACACGCTGGTGGTGGGCATCGCGCTGGTGCTCGCGGTGCTGTTCGTCTTCCTGGGCAACTTCCGGGCGGCGGCTGTGGTGGCGGCGGTGATTCCGCTGGCGCTGTGCGTCTCGTTCATCAGCATGGAGCACTTCCATGTGCCGGCCAACCTGATCTCGCTCGGTGCGATCGACTTTGGGGTGATTGTCGACGCGGCCGTGATCGTGATGGAAAACATCATGCGGCACCTCGAAGAAGGCGCCGAGAAGCTCGAAGACGCGATCGTCAAGGCGACCAACGAAGTGCAGCGCGCGATGATCTTCTCTACGGGCATCATCATCGTGGCGTATTCGCCGCTGTTCTTCATCGGCGGCGTGGAAGGCATCATCTTCAAGCCGATGGCGTTTACGATGGGCTTTGCGTTGATGGCATCGATCGTGCTCAGCCTGACGTTCGTGCCGGCGGCCACGTCGTTCGTCTTCGGCAAGACGCTGCATCCGCATTCGCCGGCGTTCATAGCGGCGATTCTGCGCTGGTACAAGCCATTGCTGCGCAAGCTCATTGCCCGCCCGATGACCGTCTTTGCCACGGCCATTACGGCGCTCTTGCTGACGCTGTACAGCGCCACCTTCCTCGGTACGGAGTTCCTCCCCACGCTGGAAGAGAACAACCTGTGGCTGCGCATTACGCTGCCCAACACGGTGGACCTGGAATACTCCGCGTCGGTGGCCAACGACTTGCGCACGTACTTCACCAAGCAGCCCGAAATCCAGAAGGTTTCCGTGCAGATCGGACGTCCGGATGACGGCACCGACTCCACCGGCGTGTTCAACCAGGAGTACGGCCTCTACTTCGCCCCGCCCGACCAATGGGCCAAGGGCATGACCAAGGGACAACTGGTCGAACGCCTGTCCAAGCACCTCGAGAAGATTCCCGGTATCGAATACAACTTCTCGCAGTACATCCAAGACAACGTTGACGAGGCGCTGTCCGGCGTCAAGGGCGAGAACTCGGTGAAGCTGTTCGGGAACGATCTCAACGTTCTCGAAGCGAAGGCCAACGAAATCCAGGCACAGCTTAAGAAGGTGCAGGGTCTGGTGGACGTGGGCATCTTCCGCGAGCTGGGTCAGCCGACACTGAACGTTTCGATCGACCGCCAGGCGGCTGCGCGCTTCAACATCAACGTGAGCGACGTGCAGAACCTCGTGCAATACGCCATTGGCGGCGCCCCGGTCACGCAAATCCTGGAGGGCGAAAAATCATTCGGGCTGGCGGTGCGGCTGAACCAGCAGGCACGTGCGTCGTACGACGCTATCCGGGAGCTGCTGATCGATACGCCCGATGGGCAGCACATTCCGCTGTCGATGATCGCCAAGGTGGAAATGACCGACGGCCCGTTCTTCATCTACCGCGAGGAAGGCAAGCGCTACATCGCCATCAAGTTCGGTGTGCGCGGCCGTGACCTGGGCGGTGCCGTGGACGAGGCACAGCGTGTGGTGGGCAACAGCGTAAAACTGCCCGAGGGCTATACCGTCAAGTGGGATGGCCAGTTCAACGAGATGAAGGTCGCCCAAGGCAAGCTGATGGTGATTGTGCCGTTGACCATCCTGGTGATCTTCCTGCTGCTGTACAGCACGTTCGGCAATTTCAAGGACGCGCTGATGGTGGTGCTGAATGTGCCGTTTGCCGCCATCGGCGGATTGCTGGCGCTGCATATCGCAAATGAGACGCTGTCGATTTCAGCGGGGATCGGCTTCCTGTCACTGTTTGGCATCGCCATCCAGGACGGGGTGATTCTGATCTCGTACGTCAACCGTCTGTCGCAATCCGAAAACGTGCGGGAAGCCACCGTCGACGGTGCCGCGCTGCGTCTGCGCCCGGTGATCATGACCGCCATGCTGGCCGGCCTGGGCCTCTTGCCGGCGGCGCTCTCGCACAGCATCGGCTCGGAAGCGCAGCGTCCGCTGGCGCTGGTGATCGTCGGCGGCATGGTCACAACGACGATCCTGACCCTGCTGGTGTTGCCGGTGGTCTTCACGTGGGCGCACCGCCATCGTCGTCCGCCCCCGCGCGATTCGGACGTCAATCCAACTGCTGCCATGCTGCCTTAA
- a CDS encoding efflux RND transporter periplasmic adaptor subunit: MKKFSPVVAVIALAAALAVGVVVGRKWPTAEPAETAKPAAGPASAPAAASRPKPDSIEIPSGGFDPQQVKVAQVSQLSVPVELSTPGKLAYNAELTKLASARVAGRLDHILQFEGALVREGQPIAELYAPDFISAQKEYLLALNTARQLKGSNMKDLLEDADATVQSAAGRLHVLGMSDADVAQIAKRGTPAEHLTLRAPISGTIVKRNMDPGAFLNVGDSFMSIVDTRVLWFTGNVYENDIASVRIGQPISLRTAAYPNREFTGRVSFIAPNIDPATHTLTVRCDVPNTDGLLRPEMYATARIQTGSGQATVVPKTALVKDHGGYYVIVQSDATHFKRVEVRGKDTGTDGNFAVTAGLDASSRVVVRGAALLNEMIVKAGA, encoded by the coding sequence ATGAAGAAGTTCTCTCCTGTCGTTGCTGTGATCGCCTTGGCAGCAGCCCTCGCTGTAGGCGTGGTGGTCGGACGCAAGTGGCCTACCGCCGAGCCGGCCGAGACTGCAAAACCCGCCGCCGGCCCGGCCTCTGCGCCGGCTGCCGCCTCTCGGCCGAAACCCGACTCCATTGAAATTCCCTCCGGCGGCTTCGACCCCCAACAGGTGAAGGTCGCGCAGGTGAGTCAGCTTTCGGTGCCGGTGGAGCTGTCCACGCCTGGCAAGCTCGCGTACAACGCCGAGCTGACCAAACTGGCCTCGGCGCGCGTGGCCGGCCGGCTTGATCACATCCTGCAGTTTGAAGGGGCGCTGGTGCGCGAGGGTCAGCCCATTGCCGAGCTCTACGCACCCGACTTCATCTCCGCGCAGAAGGAATACCTGCTGGCACTGAATACTGCTCGCCAGCTCAAGGGCTCCAACATGAAGGATCTGCTGGAAGATGCAGACGCCACCGTACAGTCCGCCGCGGGCCGCCTGCACGTGCTGGGCATGTCCGATGCGGATGTGGCACAGATCGCCAAGCGCGGCACACCGGCTGAACACCTGACGCTGCGCGCACCCATCTCGGGCACGATCGTCAAGCGCAACATGGACCCGGGCGCCTTCCTGAATGTGGGCGACTCGTTCATGAGCATCGTCGATACTCGTGTGCTGTGGTTTACCGGCAACGTGTATGAGAACGACATTGCCAGCGTGCGCATCGGCCAGCCGATCTCCCTGCGCACGGCGGCGTATCCGAATCGCGAGTTCACGGGCCGCGTAAGCTTCATCGCCCCGAATATCGACCCCGCCACGCACACGCTGACGGTACGCTGCGACGTGCCCAACACCGACGGGCTGCTGCGCCCGGAGATGTACGCCACGGCGCGCATCCAGACGGGCAGCGGCCAGGCCACGGTGGTGCCGAAGACTGCCCTGGTGAAAGACCACGGCGGCTACTACGTGATCGTGCAAAGCGATGCCACGCATTTCAAGCGCGTGGAGGTGCGCGGCAAGGACACCGGCACGGATGGCAATTTTGCCGTCACGGCAGGGTTGGATGCCTCGTCGCGGGTCGTGGTGCGCGGCGCCGCACTGCTCAACGAGATGATCGTGAAGGCAGGAGCTTGA
- a CDS encoding TolC family protein encodes MKHRGAFHLRARAVLCAVTCLPFAAAWAATPASAPAAASMPVATMPPIKPSVPGVTGAGFNLVELLQELKGNNPQLIQGRHNYLSAKSIPPQLASPNNPQLGYIWNSIPKGFPLAVNRAGGSQYNLTQQIPFPGKKALAAEIADRQAESLNAQNDALYLQLYAQLSTTYYQAIALQKQIDVQKLTITRLEQVKQITRVRYANNAAAYADFLNAQVMQSSAQNDLFAAQRQYDSTLQTLNTLIGKDPSFPLVLRADDEAVRLPDEPLPELENQALREHPSIKASAELMDAARKSVTLARKAYLPDFQVIATVTTDNPPYGVRPNSYQIELDVIIPFWFLTKEKYGVNQAVESQIATEANDVSVRQQTLLAVDTAYNTLRQTLAQLDFNKQRQLPQALAAYRVTMTNYASNNADFNDLLTAQGALKNAELSVAQAQATALQAYHALLAATGRSPVQAQ; translated from the coding sequence GTGAAACATCGGGGTGCATTCCATTTACGGGCGAGGGCCGTGCTGTGCGCGGTGACCTGCCTGCCATTTGCCGCTGCCTGGGCAGCCACGCCGGCATCGGCGCCGGCTGCGGCCAGCATGCCGGTCGCCACCATGCCGCCCATCAAGCCTTCCGTGCCGGGCGTGACGGGCGCCGGCTTCAACCTGGTCGAACTGCTGCAGGAGCTGAAAGGCAACAACCCGCAATTGATCCAGGGACGCCATAACTATCTGTCGGCCAAGTCGATACCGCCGCAGCTTGCGTCGCCCAACAATCCGCAGCTCGGCTATATCTGGAACAGCATCCCCAAGGGATTCCCTCTGGCGGTGAACCGCGCGGGCGGCAGCCAGTACAACCTGACGCAGCAGATCCCGTTTCCGGGTAAAAAAGCGCTGGCGGCCGAGATTGCCGATCGCCAGGCTGAGTCCCTGAACGCGCAGAATGACGCGCTGTACCTGCAGCTCTATGCGCAGCTTTCCACCACGTACTACCAGGCGATTGCGCTGCAAAAGCAGATCGACGTGCAGAAGCTGACCATCACGCGCCTGGAGCAGGTCAAGCAGATCACGCGTGTGCGCTACGCCAACAACGCCGCCGCCTACGCAGATTTCCTCAACGCGCAGGTCATGCAGAGCAGCGCACAGAACGACCTGTTTGCCGCGCAACGCCAGTACGACAGCACGCTGCAGACGCTCAACACGCTCATCGGGAAAGATCCGAGCTTCCCCCTCGTGCTGCGGGCAGACGACGAGGCTGTACGCCTGCCGGATGAACCGCTGCCCGAACTTGAAAACCAGGCGCTGCGCGAGCACCCGTCGATCAAGGCATCGGCCGAACTGATGGACGCGGCGCGCAAGAGCGTGACGCTGGCGCGCAAAGCCTACCTGCCCGACTTCCAGGTCATTGCCACCGTCACGACGGACAACCCGCCGTATGGCGTGCGCCCGAACAGCTACCAGATCGAACTGGACGTGATCATCCCGTTCTGGTTCCTGACCAAGGAGAAGTACGGCGTGAACCAGGCGGTGGAAAGCCAGATTGCCACCGAGGCGAACGATGTGTCGGTGCGCCAGCAGACCTTACTGGCCGTCGATACCGCCTACAACACGCTGCGCCAGACGCTTGCGCAGCTCGATTTCAACAAGCAGCGGCAACTGCCGCAGGCGCTGGCGGCCTATCGCGTCACGATGACCAACTACGCCAGCAACAACGCCGATTTCAACGACCTGCTCACCGCCCAGGGCGCGCTCAAGAACGCCGAACTGTCGGTCGCCCAGGCACAGGCCACGGCCTTGCAGGCCTATCACGCGCTGCTCGCGGCCACCGGCCGCTCGCCGGTTCAAGCTCAATAA
- a CDS encoding MerR family transcriptional regulator, protein MPAALPVPISDAHVGDLSIGDLAAATGVSRDGLRFYEARGLIRARRRSNGYRAYPPEIVELVQYVRTAQQLGFTLAEIKEGMSHVWQQPDTDAAVTALLRDKLAMIDARIASLQAMRNALATRVGMACPLAPA, encoded by the coding sequence ATGCCTGCTGCCCTCCCCGTACCTATCTCCGATGCGCATGTCGGCGACCTGTCCATCGGCGACTTGGCGGCTGCAACCGGCGTCTCGCGGGATGGCTTGCGCTTTTACGAGGCGCGCGGCCTGATCCGAGCGCGGCGCCGGAGCAACGGCTACCGCGCCTATCCGCCCGAAATCGTGGAACTGGTGCAATACGTGCGCACGGCCCAGCAGCTGGGTTTCACACTGGCGGAAATCAAAGAAGGCATGTCGCACGTGTGGCAGCAACCCGACACCGATGCCGCCGTCACCGCGTTGCTGCGCGACAAACTGGCCATGATCGATGCCCGCATCGCAAGCCTGCAGGCCATGCGAAACGCACTTGCCACGCGCGTCGGCATGGCATGTCCCCTTGCACCGGCCTGA